A region from the Microcebus murinus isolate Inina chromosome 3, M.murinus_Inina_mat1.0, whole genome shotgun sequence genome encodes:
- the RNF149 gene encoding E3 ubiquitin-protein ligase RNF149, protein MAWQRRPKAGVGAHGALALLALALCAPGARGRALEWYSAVVGTEYVAPKTNLTVWSVSESGRFGDSSPKEGVQGLVGVPRAPDGDPEGCAPDTSFVVPGSRGSAPWVALVARGGCTFKDKVLVAARRNASAVVLYNEERYGNLTASMSHSGTGNIVVIMVSYPKGREIWELVQNGIPVKMTIGIGTRHVQEFISGQSVVFVAIAFITMMIISLAWLIFYYIQRFLYTGSQFGSQSHRKETKKVIGQLPLHTVKHGEKAIDGDAENCAVCIENFKVKDIIRILPCKHIFHRICIDPWLLDHRTCPMCKLDVIKALRYWGEPEDMQDTPAPESPPGRLLAANLSLTVSDDDRSDGGSRPSAPRAESEPPCDASFKGDGGENTALLEAGRSTPQHGGIVSERTCSLKCPRQNFGLN, encoded by the exons ATGGCGTGGCAGCGGCGGCCCAAAGCCGGCGTCGGGGCTCATGGCGCGCTGGCGCTGCTAGCCCTGGCCCTGTGCGCGCCCGGGGCCCGGGGCCGGGCGCTCGAGTGGTACTCGGCAGTGGTGGGCACCGAGTACGTGGCCCCGAAGACGAACCTGACGGTGTGGAGCGTCTCGGAGAGCGGCCGCTTCGGCGACAGCTCGCCCAAGGAGGGCGTGCAGGGCCTGGTAGGGGTCCCGCGCGCGCCCGACGGAGACCCCGAGGGCTGCGCGCCGGACACGAGCTTCGTAGTGCCCGGCAGCCGGGGGTCCGCGCCCTGGGTCGCCCTGGTGGCGCGCGGGGGCTGCACCTTCAAGGACAAGGTGTTGGTGGCGGCGCGGAGGAACGCCTCGGCTGTGGTCCTCTACAACGAGGAGCGCTACGGGAACCTCACCGCGTCCATGTCCCACTCGG GAACAGGAAATATAGTGGTCATTATGGTTAGTTAcccaaaaggaagagaaatttggGAGCTGGTGCAAAATGGAATTCCAGTAAAGATGACCATAGGGATTGGCACTCGTCATGTACAGGAGTTCATCAGCGGTCAGTCTGTGGTGTTTGTGGCCATTGCCTTCATCACCATGATGATTATCTCATTAGCTTGgctaatattttactatatacaGCGTTTCCTATATACTGGCTCACAGTTTGGAAGTCAG AGCCatagaaaagaaactaagaaagttATTGGCCAGCTTCCACTTCATACTGTAAAGCATGGAGAAAAG GCAATCGATGGTGATGCTGAAAATTGTGCAGTGtgtattgaaaattttaaagtaaaggaTATTATCAGAATTCTGCCATgcaa gcATATTTTTCATAGAATATGCATTGACCCATGGCTTTTGGATCACCGAACGTGTCCAATGTGTAAACTTGATGTCATCAAAGCCCTGAGATATTGG GGAGAGCCAGAGGACATGCAGGACACGCCTGCTCCAGAATCTCCCCCGGGCAGGCTTCTGGCTGCGAATTTGAGTCTGACAGTATCAGATGATGACAGAAGTGATGGGGGCAGTCGGCCATCGGCTCCCCGTGCTGAATCTGAGCCACCTTGTGATGCCAGCTTTAAAGGAGATGGAGGTGAAAACACAGCACTACTAG